One Pomacea canaliculata isolate SZHN2017 linkage group LG1, ASM307304v1, whole genome shotgun sequence genomic window, TGCAGTAGCGTCCCTTAGAATGTATGCCCGCTAATAAAAATCATACTCCACACGAATAAAAGaactatgaaaaagaaaactcaagtTTCTACGACAACTATTGTGTGCGCTTTGCAATGGCAAAGCAAAGttttaaatatgtttgagaACGCTATTCATGCAGCTTGTAATAAaaattgaatataaaaaaactaaataaatgaagtacGTGTACTACAAAAGGCACCGTTAGAAGACTGTAGTGATATTTGATATGTGATGGTATGTGTATGGcttgtgtctttattttatttgcaagctGAAGTTTTTTGGTCAGTGCACGTATGTATGGAATGCTCGTGGGTTGTTTAGGCTGGTTTAGTAGGAAGGTGTTtacaccttgaggtgatttcgtcatcgtcactctccaccatcacctcaccaaccactttttgcaaaagactgaagacccatctgtttctttcaaaccagtcttaaacaaccaagaaacacttctgcctacattttttactttcatggtgttttatatatttgttcgctttactctttcttcttttgttttttctgcgcaatgagcattcttctgaatgaaTACCTGctcattacaaatcgacatcatcatcatcatcatttcgtACTTGGGCTGGAGGGGAAGAGATTAAAATAGCGTGAGTACCCGGAGAAACCCCTACGCCCAgacctgcaaacaggtgtcacatataGAGAGTGTCCCAAGATTATAAGTAGCGACCACAAAAGctgaataaaaatttgttctaaaataatggacagaaaacaattttgaaatggATGTGTTAGTTCAAAAGTCacagcaaactaataaaataacatgTTGTTGCTCTGGTGGCAGAAATAGTGAGGATATGGTCATCGTAaggaaagagaagttcagaaGAATAGTTAGGGCAGGAGccaacaaagaaatgaagacacagcacacacagtttgtactgaatgtgagGACGGGTAGGTAGTCAGTACagacaacgaaggagaggagtgacaaGGTCCCGTGTCCTACCTCAAGGCACCAGAAATAAAAGTTCCTTCCCTTCTCTCAAATGTTGGTTATCGATAGATTCGTCAATTCCTTCTTCTCCTATTGTTTTTAAGTCTGCCTGCTGCACTTCATTTGTCGTCTTGCTAtaagcttttcttctttccttctctcccgCTATCTTCCCCATTCAGTAAAGTGTGCAACTTCACAAGTTAATAAAGCAAACATCAGGGATCGAATCCACGACCTAACAAattgaaatataaaactattaaaCACTTAACTATGCAAGTTTTAATACAAGCTGTCGATGGCAATATAACAGCAACCTCCAAATGTTTTGATACGAAGGTTGTAGTCAAGATTATTTCATAGGAAGCGCAGGGACTACAAGCATGACGGTTGGGGGGAGTTGGTCCTCATTTGGTGTCACAGTGGAACTGCAGCATGCCATTGGTGCCTTGGCGACAGACACAGGAGGGGTATAGAGTGCCGTTCTTTTTGAAGGCAGACGTTTCCCCGGGCAACCGACACAGACCATAGTAATCCTTGCACTCTGCAATCAGTTGGTCAAACAAGTGGTGTTAGTCTTCTCACATTAATTGCTTCAAACCGCCGGTGAGTCTCCCCATCAAACAATGAGTCAGTCAAAGGTAAAATTACTGACTTACTAATTGATAGAGCATGTGCACTGACTTCATTGCATTAAAAGGTGCCTGAAATGAGTTTCCTGAAAAAATTAATGTGCGAATAAATCAACTAATAATCAAAAGGAAGATTAAAAGCtattcaaagaaattttattattttcaattggTGTTTACTTGAAACAGTTCAGAGGTGTAATAAGAAGTACATATTGtataaaaatcttaaaagaaGCTCTTAGGAGATGGATGTAGCAACCAAATAGAATTGTGGAGAACAGAATTTCCGACaagtaaagttttaaaaaattactgtgTCCTTCATGGCGATGATGTAGAGCAACGAATCAGTTTTAGTATTAAGTTAATTCAAGAATtcaataaatatgtattaataCATGATAAACTGAGGCTGGATTACTCTCTCTTTAGCTGTTGCCAAAAAGACTGTATCATGTTCTCACCACCATACCTTGCTGTCAATGTCGATACACATCaactattattttgtaatgagtGCCAGACTTTCATCTACAAGACACACTGTTTCTATGCCCATCACCGGCTATCAAACATCTACTAAGTGTGTGAAGACAACTCACTTGCAGGGCCGATGTTTCGGAAGCGGTAGACCTCGGGGtctttgtcctttaacctcTTGACGCAGGTGTACGTGTGACATTCGTGTACTACGATTGCGCCGAGAGGGTAGCATCTTTTATACCTAAAATAATAACAACCTGCGGAAACATACTTTGTTTAtcgtaaatattttcttttttatcatcatcatcatcatcatcatcatcatcatcatcatcatcatcatcatcatcatcatcatcatccttaaccttctttttatcattactaTGATGATGAAATATAGTCGAAAGGATAAACGATTGATAAGTGTCAGTAGAGGCCAAGAGAACACACCTTCCAGTCTCTCACCCCACCACACCTCAGCCCAGGTGAAAAACCGATGACTGACCTTCTTCAATAATCTTTGCGACTCCATTTTCACAATGGTATTTGTTACAGGAACTGTACAGGCTTTGGGAAAAATTTGTTCCATGACGATAAAGCTTTCCGTCGATCAAGCAATTAtctggaaagaaaagacaaaactttttttgttagtttcttGTCTGTAAACCATTTCGCAGCCAGTTCTTACAGAATGATAGTTTGGGCACAGAAAAGTGATGAGGTTATCTCAAACAATGGTGTCTGGTTACTCTGTCCAGATTCATCAAACTGCTGACCTTCTGTAAATGCTGCAAACATTCTTTTGGAGACTGTCGTGTTCTTCTCGTCAACTTCTTCTGTTGAGGTGCAGATGAGGACGAATGTCAACAGCCCGACATACACAATCTTTCCCATTGCCTCTGAAAGTTGTTAAAATGCATGTCTCTTAGAATATACTCCTTAAATACccaaaatcattaaaatatatacttgATTCTAAATGATTTTGAAAAGTTTATCGCTAAAACGATGTTATTGCTTTTGGACAAGATTTTGTTAAAGGGAAGTTATACTCAGCGAAAAACAATTTAGCAAAAACTATCTACAACAGTTATTCAGCAAAGCTAGAAGTTTGTTTATACATGAAGAGAGACTGACAGGCTTGCTGGGAGGCAGACATTAAGATGAACACTCAGATGGATAGACAGcgtggagaaaaaagaaaggcacACATACAAAGCGCAGAAGTCGGGAGAAATCTGTCCAcctatcttctttcttttttaaaaaaaaaaaatactgtattaTTGTACATACCCTGATACTCCAAGACTTGTCGTCGCCAAGAGACTGCACTCGTCTAGTCAGCGCCCACCTTCCCAGACAATTCGTTTATCTGTTTACGTCcctttgttgacaaacaacttATTGCCACATCCAATTTCCTCTTTCCTTCAATCAACTATTATCCTGAATAAAATTGTCATCAGTCCCACAGCTTTAGTTCACATCTGTAGGAGGCGTGTAGCAGTCTTCTTTCCATTCAGCAAGTCAAAGATCAGCAAAGTCAAGGAACAGAGAGAAAGCCATGCAAACAAATTCAATCACACAGATGACATTTAAAGATaacgaaagagaaaaacgaTACCCTATCCATTAGATTTCAtgtgaaaaatgctttttaaattttatttacataggCATATCAAAATACAACGAGTCTGCAAAACTTCGATGTTTGAGATCTTGTTACCTCTTAGGAGATTGCTCATGATGAATGTAGATAATAGCTGCATAACATCTCTTGACGATTTCACATTTCTAAAAGTAGAGTCATTAAATCATGCAGACAGGGAGTGTGTTTCAACGTTTAATTAACAGTGTTTTGTTTAATCATATTCTCCTATTTAACTGCGATAAAACAAATCATTCAAATACTTTCTTAACGTATAAAATGTCTTATTGTTAAGTACGCAATCAGATACCATATGGATAGATATCAAATGACTATTATAAGTAATGAGATTCAAGATAATATGATTTATCATGAAAGCGGTTGGTTTAAAGACAGCTCATGTCATCAAAGATTGGAACGATCTTCATTCCTCCCCtaactgttttctctttctttctctctctctccctctctatgtcacacacacatattcatctTTTCCAAATGTTTCATACCTTTCCTTCTTACTTGTGGTTTTGTTGTGTTCAGAAAGATTGTGTTCAGTGTTGTCTGTTAATTTCTGTCTTGTCTGCCGCCCGATACACACTCACAAGCGCACTCACTGATACAAGCACGCTCACAGATATACACTCACAAGGACATATCTGTGCTGACAATACAAACAGAGGTTTATTTAACATCAACGAATCAAAAGCTGgataaaaaccaaaaagaacaacaaacaacagaaaacacactCAAAATCAATAACATAAACCTGATATCAGTCTTAGTTACCCAATGTGCTAAATACGTTCCAACGTcgacacagaaaacaaagaaaacatctgaTGCAAAACCTGACGCCCTCCACGCTGCCCCTTAGCTCACCTTGTTTCTCCCCCTCACTCTCAGCCCCCTACCCACTGACTAGCCAATCACTGCTCGGGTCACAGATCACCGCGCAGAATCCATCGTAAATGTCTTGCAGCGTCCTTTTCTCAGTCCTGGTGTAATTGTGCCTATTCCCTAGTTTGTTCCTTTCACTCAAACCCTCTTTTACAATTTCCTTATTCAACCAACCCTACATCATCTGCTACCAAATGAAAATACTCCGgcgaaacaattaaaaaaaatttaaacaattaatataagatattaatataaaacatGATTTACAAGCATTAACCCCGAAGAAGATCCCTACCCTGCTGACCTTACACCTCTGACCTTCTACCCTTTAATATGTTCTTGGTGTATAATCTCCTCCAGCTTCTGCGGGATCTGtctttaaattaatgttttcaatTTTCCATTGGAGTACTCTCCCTTACCGAACTAGTAAAGACGTGGGCTGAGGACCTGGGGTTTGAACAGTCACAGGTGAGACATCTGTCGCACGTACTCAGCGCGATTAAGCATATTTTAAGTACGTCCGATCCTTTGTCATCTTTAACATCTGGTTATCTGGTAACAAGAGTCACCTTTAATTTTCCTGCCGATGCTGATATGTGTGAAAATCtcatataaaattaaaaatgctataaagatgttttatagACATGTCAATTAGGCAAGATATACACGTTGCTGACCTAAAGTTGACTTACACCACTTAAACACTATACAAGAGGTTTTGCAATAGATAAGacgaaattaattttttcataAAGTGCTATGACCTATAGGGACAGATGTTACTAAGAAAATGTTCCACatcatcaaataaaactttagtCTCGCAGCTTcccaataattattattattattattattattattattattattattattattattattattattattattattattattattattattattggtcattataaaaattaaacaataatcTTGCAGCAAAGCAAGTAAATGAATAATGCATCAGAGCATAAAATAATACACGACAAACACATAATCATGATGAGAGTTATGTTCCTTCGCATAACAGACTAAAGATAATCAGTCTCTCTCCGCCGCTTCTACTATGTTAGGTCATCATCGACTGTAACTACTACTCTTTAGGACTTGTTTGTGGATATTATGATGTATACGTGGCAGTGAGCGCGCTCCTATTACGCTCCCTCTCTATCTATATATCactaaataaatgtgaaacttcttgtttttagttgtataatatttcttattattaacaACCAGCTGATACCTTATACATCAACATAAACGCATAATAACAGTCTTTGCGTGCACAAGGGGAACCAACAGGCAGCCAGTGGGAACCGGGACTGGCAATGACAAACGATGAAACGATGAAAAGCTGCGATAAGTTGAAATCATGTTTGATGGGCATTGACAGTGACAGAACACACTGCACAATACTCTAGgataaaaagacaataaagacaataaagataTCTTGCTTCGACACCTGCACAGCTGATCATAAAGATCTTCTGTTGACACAAACTTTTTATGCGAACTGTTCGTCATATACTATGATATTAAATGTATATCATCATTGCATTACAATCATCTACCAAATATTAACAAGTTTACATAAATACTCAAAGTGTACAAGCAGCAAAGTTTAGTTGTTGGACTTGCTGTTGTCTTCTCTACTTCATGTCACAGTCCAGTGCACTTCTGTTGTCCTTCAGACGGCAGACACATCGGACCATTCGCAAGTCTTTCACGATGGACAAGCCCTGGCCCTTCTCGATGCACTGTCCGTACATGTCCACACACCCTGCAGGCACAACATCaaacaaactgtcaacagcTTCCACAACATCTGGCGGCTTGGACATCAGGGACGCAGACAGGAGacaacagagacaaagagaTGAGCAATCAAGTTTACAGGACTGACATATTTCTCTGCTGCGTCTACCCGAGTGGTTCTGGCGCTGGCGACGGTTCGCTACCCGTGTAGGGCAGCAGATGAAGCTGTGAGACACCACTACAAGACCACCATTACCTACCCTTGTCTTTGACATCTACGTGGTAGATGAAGCTGTGATACACCACTACAAGACCACCACTACTTAGCGTGGTAGACGAAGCTACACCACTACaagaccaccaccactacctacCGTTGTCTTTGACGTCTTCTACGTGGTAGACGATGCTGGAGTCAGTCACAGTCTTCACACACCTGAATGTCCGACATTCATATTGCACTTCTGTGTTTAAAGCAAAGCATCGTTTGGGTCCATGAAGAAATAAACAGTGTTGATCTGCAACAAGACGAGTGTCAATTAAAACTGGTTTCTGTTCACGCCCATTCCACAGTTGTGTTTGTTTCCCGTTTTGTTCTCtttgtaaatataattatgtggtcataaaacatttctattttggTTAGTTGTACGAAGCTTGCATTTCTTGATGATGCTTTCAATCTCGTGTAGATGTTTGTTGTTCTCACGTTGCATAGTCTAGTCTGTCAATGTTGACAACAGATAAGGTCCCTCTAGGTGAACATTTCATACGAGACTGTCCGAGAGTTCAGATGTATCTGTAATAGTCTGCGTGCGCTTGTGCGTCGGTCTGTGTgtcaggaagagagagagagaaaaaaagagtgattgAATAGGTTAAAGAAAGTTAGAATCCTATTGATAACAGTGGGCCGACTTGTCATTCTAACTACGAAGATATTGGTAACCCTGTAACCTTACAAAGGTCGCAACCTAACCCTACACCCTAAATACCTGGACAACCAACATGAAGACCTTCAGATACAAAGGAGCAGGTGAGAGTATATGACAGCACCACGAGTAGCCAAAGGCTTTGCATTGTGTCtctggaaataaaacaaaccatttTTTAATCAACTTCAATCTTTTTAAtagtcttttatattgtttataagAAACGggagtttatttttattattttacgtACCATCGAATGTTGATGATATTGTAGAAACAACTATTATAAGCGACAGGTGATTTTATAGCAAATGAGTTTCTAATGACGAAAGTATTGAAGTACGTggtaatttattatttatggcGAAACTGgcgttaataataatattccAGATTTATGGAGTTCATTTCTCTACTGTACAATACACTCAGAAAAAGCGACTGCAGCATTAATGTGTGGCCCCTCGGGATGTTTGCCTCTAAACATGATAAGCAGCGCTTACCTTCCCTTGTTTTGTGCcgagaaataaataaacgagacagaactgtcacgtgatcttggTTGCCAACAAACCGAGGCTGGGAAGCGGACGAAGACTGAGTGTTGTCGTCTGCCTCACAAATCCTCACAACACTGAGTCCCTCCAGCTTCCCTGGCGCATGCAGACGACATCATCACCTGTTCAGTTACCTCCCCTATTTTATTAAAGTGCAGACAAGCTGTTTTCATCGCCTGGACCACCAAACCTTCAGCACTTCCCTAATAAAATTTCATCGTGAGAGCTAAAACGATGGCGATGCCACAGGGTCACGACCCTTTGAGTGATTTGCGGCTAGTGCGTAGTTAGCCGCCATCTGGAGTATGTAACCCTGCTTATGCACTGCCAATAATTGTATTAGCAAACTGTTCGCAGATACTCATCCAGCTAGCGCCtctgatttgttttattcatcatcggtattgttgtttattcttccccAGATCAtatattgtttattcttctgtccctcggatgttgtccatgtctttaAGAACGTCCTCTCGAGGAGTGTTAGCgtgcactttataaattttgaatttattattattatctctaaTCAATCGGTAGTGCGTGTGAAATTATGTTCATGAGAACCCCGTGTGGTATGTCTTTCACTCCTTTCCTTCACGCACACAGCATGCACGTGTGTAGGTGGAGCTGTCTGTATGGCGAGACTcactcttagcctcttgcgaagttctccgctgttagtctcggcgagcctaaacaatgaatgtgactaaaccggaagctttatacaaacctgctttgttttaatatttaaatagaaacaaaacCGTCTGCCAATAATACGAGTTCGTGCTCAcagcgtgtgtgtatgtgcgtgtgtgtatgtgcgtgtgtgtgtgtgagagagaaagaaatacaaaagaatCATGGTAAGgatcaacacacaaaacaatcatttcaagaaacaaaaatcagataATTCCTGCAATTTTATTTGTAGAGAATCTAAGACTATCATTGAAACATGttgtttacatattttccaGGCTAACGTGTGTCTTGAACTTTGATGCGAGGTTTGCATTCATCTTCGTCCAGTTGGAAGCGCAGAGACTTGACATGTGACGTCATGGTCATGTGACGTTGCCGCTCACCTGCTGTGACACTCGTACCGAACGCTGGTAGGACCAGTTACGCGACAAACACAGGCTGGGTACGAACGGCCTTTTATGGTATATGGAAAGACATCCCCAGGCGATCTACAGACCCCATCCTCATCCTTGCACTCTGCAATCAGTCCGTCAGACAAGCGGCGTCAGACGTGTAACAACCATTGCTTCCCACTGTCGGTACGTCACGCCGTCAAACGTGTGAGTCAAACAGAGATGAGATGACACCAGACTGTACCATCAAACACTATTTGTCTGCAGTAGTCACCCACACTAGTTCTCCCGCCCACCATCTGATGTCTGAGTAAACAGTTGAGAAAACAACTCACTGGGTGGGTCGACGGGCTCGAATTTGTAGTGGGTGTAATTTTTGTCCCCCTCTTCGTGCAGCGGTATGTAATGCACTTGATTTCAGTCATGGCGTTTATCTGGATGCAGCGATCGTTTTGTTTAACATAACACcctgcacaaataataataataaagtgactGAACAgcatcttcctctctcttcaGAATGACTGTCATCAAGTGTATACGGTGTTCTACAGAGACACATGTTGAAAGCCAAGATACTACTTAGTCACCACACACCTACTCCTGCGTCTACCTAGCTATGGTTatatccaccaccaccaccaccaccaccaccaccaccaacaccaccaccaccaccgccgccaccaaACGTTACCAAATGCTGACCCTCTTTCACAATCTTGGGAGTACCCTCTTCACAACGGTATTTGACACAGGGGCTAAGTTTACTCAGAGTGAAGGTGACTCCATTTCTGTAGGTTTTTCCTTCAGCAAAGCAGAATtctggaaagaaaagacaaaattttcttttgttagacAGATAAAATCTAGTCTCCTGACTATAACTGTTTCTCCGTCAGCTCCTACACAAGAAATGACTTCCATCTCCCGTCATGTAGTATACTCTCACTTACTATTGTCGCTGTATCTCTTATCTCTAAATATGTCCTCCTCCACCGTCACCCCTTCTGTAGGTAAAATATCCACATTTTTCGACACTACCAAAGGCTTGTCGTCGGCGGCTTCTGATGACATACAGGTCAGGACCATTGCCAACAGCACCACATGGAGACGTTTGTCCATTGTCATTCTGAAAGATTTTAATATGACAATCGTCCTTAGGACATACTTGACTGAATGATTTTATTTGCGACCTGAATATTTGACAGAGATACTGACTTCTGTGGATATTCTGTGTGGACACGAGTTTACTATTGTGGGAACATCGACAAAAGCATTATTTGATGTGAAAGAACACTCAGGTAAGCTAGAGGAGCGATACACGGACATGCAGCAAAGTAGATAGATAAAGGCTGGATAAAAGATTGAAAATACCAAAAGGAATGAAGTGTACAGGTCGTGAAAGCACTCtaacctttttctttatctgctcAGGTAGAGTCAGGTAGACAAAGATGATATTCGCGACTTGCAGACAGATTCCTGTCCTCCAAGCTTCGTTGTCGCCAGCAGACGGATGAGCCCTTGTCTTGAGGAAGACCCTCCTTTTAAATCCGTTGAAGAGAGAACAAATCAATGCTAGTGATATATTCCCACGAATCACGACCGCCAGGACCGAACTTCTCTCAAGTTTAATTAAGACAGTCTCTCCTATCTGACTATTTTAATTAACCACCTTTGTCCCTTTCACTGTAATCTTGTTCTGACTTCATGTGGATCGACTTTCAGTTTTAATAATCGTGATTCATGGGAATTTACCTGCAAAATGGATTTTTCTGTTCCACGTTGTTTGCCAGGTGTGACGAGTACATCAACTATGgtgtaaataaaaacttgaacaaATTAACGCGCGTCACCTAAAACCAGGTTTTGAAATGCACGCAAAgacaattatttgtttatttcctgtCATGACCTATAGGGACAGCTGTCACTACTAacaactttcatatttttaagtaAACACTTAGTCTCACCGCTCCccgaggaagggaggagggtggtaattggtattttacgccgagtcagcagctaGGGTTACATCACAATCAGCTAGCCCTATAGACagacgccacatgcagagaaagaacagcatccCCGAGATGAAGGCTGACCACtcttgtttgtgtctgttttttttttccttcacttcaTTACTCAAATCCTTGCCTGCAAGCTGCCCtaaatacttttttcatcttttaaaggTTCCTCAAAACGCAGCTCTTCCTTGAgtattactcctaacaacagtcaaCACAATGTTGATCCTCCGTCAcaccccacccctctccccTCTCTTCCACTCAGTGCtacttccctgcttgtcttcctttgcTCAGATGCtctgtccttgttacttggttcctcttagtgtttctgtatttgtcttttaatcGTCACCgatactgttttttttattctttcatcgttcatgtttaatttgtttgtacTTCTGTCCCTCGTACGTTGCCCctatctggttttttttttaacgctacgagcatgctccttacaaaTGTGAGTTTtgcgctttaaaaataattattataattaaaataattattattatgcagATAAATAATTACGCCTGAcagaaatgtcacgtgatcttggTTTGAAGCGAATCGAGGCTGTGAAATCGATGAAGACTgtgatgtcgtctgcttcacaaATCCGCGAAGCACTGAGTGCAGTTTCCCTGgcgcagcagacgacatcagtTATCGCCACCTTTCATCAGAGTGCAGACAGCCAGTTTCATCGCCTGGCTCTTGTCCAGGACCACCAACCCCTCATCTATTCCACTATAACCTTTCATGATGAAAGCGATGACACATCAGCGACGATGCCACAACCACAACACAGACTGTCAATACAAGGAATGAAAACGAAAAGGTGATGAGTTctgcaattttatttgtaaaaaaactAAGATTtgaacatatatatttttgtccGACTACCGTGTATAATTAGTATAGTTATATACTTTATAAAGCTTCTTAGCTCGTTCACGTTGCTAGATAACCTCACGTGATCTGTTACATCTAATGATGTGTTATTGCTGACGACGGGGGCGAGGGTGTACACATCAAGTACCACTAGCAGTCTGAAACGACTCTTGTCACTGACATCAATGTTTTGCATAAATAGTCCTCTTTATTAGATTAATCAATGACTATCTTCTGTTTTGGCATTGATAAAGTCAACAACATGCTACAGAACTCAAAATAAAACCTACCAACCCACGTGACATCAACACCCCGAACACCGATGTCTGCACTTATCGTCAATACccagaaaatagaaaattccATGAAATTTTTGTAAACGTATATGCTCCTAGTCTTGAGGGCTGCATGATGTCTTGAGGTGTGACGCATTGGTTCAACATCGTCCAGTTTGAAGCGAAGAAGTTGGACGTG contains:
- the LOC112576217 gene encoding uncharacterized protein LOC112576217, which produces MQSLWLLVVLSYTLTCSFVSEGLHVGCPDQHCLFLHGPKRCFALNTEVQYECRTFRCVKTVTDSSIVYHVEDVKDNGCVDMYGQCIEKGQGLSIVKDLRMVRCVCRLKDNRSALDCDMK
- the LOC112570579 gene encoding uncharacterized protein LOC112570579, producing MGKIVYVGLLTFVLICTSTEEVDEKNTTVSKRMFAAFTEDNCLIDGKLYRHGTNFSQSLYSSCNKYHCENGVAKIIEEGCYYFRYKRCYPLGAIVVHECHTYTCVKRLKDKDPEVYRFRNIGPAKCKDYYGLCRLPGETSAFKKNGTLYPSCVCRQGTNGMLQFHCDTK
- the LOC112568096 gene encoding uncharacterized protein LOC112568096, with protein sequence MTMDKRLHVVLLAMVLTCMSSEAADDKPLVVSKNVDILPTEGVTVEEDIFRDKRYSDNKFCFAEGKTYRNGVTFTLSKLSPCVKYRCEEGTPKIVKEGCYVKQNDRCIQINAMTEIKCITYRCTKRGTKITPTTNSSPSTHPSARMRMGSVDRLGMSFHIP